ATTACTTTACCATATTGTAAGTtacaaagtcaaaataaaataatcataattgTAACTTACTATCATAATCTAAAAAAGGAATAGGATATATTATGTgctattatgttttattttgtcttagTGTCTCATAATTTTGAGTATTTATGTTCTTATAATGCATATTTTCTTTTCCTGGcagaaatgatttatttttattttatctttatttaaccaggttagtcgattgagaaccaattctcatttacagtaacgacctggccaagaggcggCGTCAGAAGGCAAATCGATACAAGACATTAGAACATAGATACAACTAGTGCAATAAAACAGCattagacaaaatgaaaacatcacaatatatacggtatatacaACAATAGATGTGTTTCAGAGCAGCAGGTGCGGTGATAAGAATCTGTTTCTTGTAGTGAGTTATTAAAGGAGGGAAATGTGCTTTTCTTGGTTGTTACTTTTTCTCGAAAGAAGCTTGAATCTAACGTGAAGTGACCTTTCGGCAGGAAGAGAAACAGGGCTACATTCAACCATCTGCTACACCTGCCACTCGCCTTCTGCTCTTAGCGAGACGCTGCCAGAATATTCACTAACTCCTGCCTGGCTGCCTCGTGTGACTGTGGTCTTGTATACGGTTTATGCAGGCTGACACAGACTCAACAGGGTCTCCCCTCACTTGAGCATGTTGTTTTGTTCTATTTAATGCGTTCAGACTgggtgtaataataataataatgggagCTGCGCCTTCAGTGGCTCCCTCTTTAATGTCGAGGAGTGGTGAAGACCAAAGAAATGCTGACATCAGCTTCTCTCGCCCTAATGGTCAAgccagcttctctctctctctctctctctctctctctctctctctctctctctctctctctctctgtcttcctgtgtgctttctctctcttttttttttctctttgttgtcACTGCTTTTGTTTTCGCCCATCACCCGTCTATCACTCCCTCTTTCATCCTCCCTCATCTCTTTGCCTGTAATAATGTGCACGCCACTCTTCTCTCATTCCCCCCTTCCTCTGTCTGCTGtatagctcacacacacatgcctctATCTGAGCTTTTATTGCTTCATTTTCACCGCACACATCGCCATGGTTATCCCCCCTAAGCGATGAGCCTAACAGTGCAGACAGACTCATATTGTGGACGGGGTGCAGGTCTGTGTGCTGGGCTGGGGGAGAGATACTGCCTGCTTTGGATGCTTTATATCTTTATGTACATAtttgcacagcagcagcagcagcagctgggccTCTTCTGGATTCTGTAGGTGTTGGATGTTAGATTATGGTGCTGTTGATCTGTTTGATGCACAACCCAAGGTCGGCCTCACATGCTGATCACAGGCTGTATTATTGTATTTAGCAGAAATATTCCTCATTGTATTTCACACTTTCACACTGGTGGGAAAAAGACCTATTTTTAAATCCGCTCTCCTCTGCGCGTTCACTAGTTGCCTGGTAACTTCTGATCGTTTTGTAAAAACCCTCGTTTCGGCGCGTGCTTCGGCATCTGATGGCCTGAAATCAGCAGTAGTAGCCACACAGCCAATGCTGGCGGTCACTGTGGCAGCTGAGTCTCTCACTTCAATCTAAAGTAGTCACGATGTGCTCTGCTGGCCAGGCCAAACTGCCTTCAGACTTTGTCTTTTTCATTGTAAAAAAGCTGTTTCGGCTGCCAAGAAAAGAAATTGAATAGTGACTAGTAATCTGATTCCACTTGGTTTTGAGGCTGGATGATGAAAAACACACCAAAGATGTTGTTTTCATGCCGTGCCGTGTTTTTTTCTTACAGGATGATACATCTAGTCGCAGCAGAGTGAAAGGAATGTGTTAGGAAATGGTGTGAAAAGCATCCACTATGACCTTCGGCTCTTAATGTGCTGCATGTTCTCAACAATGCAGAGACGTTtatcagaaaattgtgaaaatgttaCTCCGTCTCTGCAGAGTCTTCTACAATATGTCAGACATTCTTCTGATTAGAcctacacattttccatttgGTTTGTTGTTGCTCCTgctattttggcttcactgtCTGTCGATTTCAGAGATATTAGATTTGATTAATTTAGTTTAAATttgattagattagattcaacATTACTGTATTTGCACTAATTAAGCACCGGCACAACAACATGCGGTTTAGCATCTAAACTAGAAAGTGCAAACAGTAGCAAAGTGCATATtgatataaatatgaataaggGATATGCACAGAACAATAATGTATGTTACGAATGGACATAACTTTGATTTCTACAGTTTGTTATATCTACAGCTCCACTCTAATACAATGAAGGTGAATAGAATTTAGTTTGTGGTGTTGATAACATTGAaaaattgcatttaaaaaaacagtagCGTGTCTTTCCAGAAACAATGTCCTCATTACTATGGATAGTCCACAGCACACACTGCCaggagttctatgggtactatTTCTTTAGTAGAGAGTAgtgcaatacaaaaaaaaagttcaccTCATTTGTATTTAGGTGGGAGCAGAAATCTCGTAGACTAATgtctttttcattattttgggTGAATTGACCCTTTAACAAAAGTTCTAATAAATAAGTGTTTGGTCATTTTGTGCTTCACAGCCTGACTCTGAGGTCGAGTGAGTCAGGTAGAGGATGAAGAGACATGTTAACAGCCTACACtacatcttttcttgtaaagttagaTTCTTGACTTTATGTGATTTATCTTACAATCATTGCAAGCAAACGACTTTTGTGCAGGAGTTGTGCCAGAGTCATAAGTAGCAATTAACTTACATGAACTCAGATGACCATCCTGCCTCTCAAATTGGCACAGAGTTAAATTATCTGAGAGGTGAATGTTACATTTCAACCATCTTCTCATCCTCTCACAGATCCAGGCGAATGCATTCACCGTGCTTTTCGATGAGCACTTCTCCATCCCCATGAACGTGTCCTTTTTGGAGGAGTACAGCCTGCGTTGTGCTGCTTTTGGCATCGACGCGGACGAGAGAAACATCAGCGCCGGGGTCGCAGATCTCAAGCTGTCAGACCTGGACCTGACCATCAGATCGTTCAACGCCTGGCTCTACCTTCAAGATGTCAACAAGGTGAGTCACAATACAGTAATGTGTTATAGGATGAAATTAGATATGAGTTTATAGGCACATTTCCAGTATGACATGCTTCCTACAGTAAACAAAAGTATCTAAATACTGTGTAAGAAAGCATGGTGGTGTCTGAGAACCCCTGCTGGACGTTCAGCAAAACTACATGTCATATTCAATAAATAAGAATCAAAGCTgagtttcaattcaattcaaactttattgcagactcaaggtccagaAAAAAACCccaatacattacatataatacattacaatacaagaagcactataaaaagtcatgattaaaagatattaaaaagtataaatatatacatacattaatgccttacatataaagaaCTATACCAATGCCTCCACAGCTGGGATTGGTACTGTGTCCTGCTAAATCTTGCTAGACAACCGCAAGATTATGTCATTCTCAGAGTGATTTAGCCGGCATATAAATTTGTACATGAGATTTCTTAATACAGTTTGAAAAGTATTTATGCccagacacaaacatttcacttgcACTGCAACATCTCGgcctggagccgatcccagctgacatcgggcgaaggcggggtacacccttgacaggtcgccagactatcacagacaaccagactatcacagacaaccagactatcacagacaaccattcacgctcacattcacactcaattaagagtcaacaatgaacctaacctgtacgactttggactgtgggaggaaactggagaacccggagaaaacccacgctaacacggggagaacatgcaaaactccacacagaaggaccccCAAGGGCccggagaagtttcagttggttgcagtctgcaacttcaccgctagatgctgccaaatggtacacactgcacctttaaaatgatatataaatattatttaccATACTTACCAGAGATGTGCAAGTAGCGTACCacctaaaaatgtaattaaatccaACATAGAGTAGAAGAGGGAGCTCTAATTGGCCAGACTTCTGCTAACAGCATAGTATAATTGCTTTAGTATATGAAAAAGATCATGATTGTGTAAAGTGCTTTAAAGCATCACCCAGGCGGGCACAATGTCGTGTAATAATTAATGTCTGTCATGCTCTGGTATGACCCTCCACAGGCTGTGGATGCAGTTGGGGAGATCCTGTTGTCTCTCAGCTATCTGCCGACAGCAGAGCGCCTCACGGTGGTTTGTGCCAAGTGCAAGAACCTGGTGTGGACCAACAGCAAGAACACTGCAGGTCAAGGGACAtccatttgtgttttatttctaaatgtgtGTGAACGGGAGCTACCTGAGTGTCTGTTACTCTTTGTATGAACTATGAATAAATCTGTCTGCTTTTGAATTCCATCCAAACAGAACAAAATGATTACAGACTCAGTAATAATAGACTCTCAATGTCATCTCCCAGAGGATATGaaaacatttattcacatcCAGACAGGCCGATGGGACTTAAATGACTTGTTCATCACATTAAATGTCCAGATAAGTGCCTCACTAACATTGTACCGTTAAAGGTCACCCACTGAAACACTGTCATTATCATCCGCAGAGCTAACTGTGTGTACAGGACTGTGCTTCTAACTGATTACTCTTTAATGAGAAGTTTATTACATGCTCTACAAACAGTGCGCGGgggtgtttatgtgtgtagCTTGGGTTTTAAAAGCTTAGAAGGTAGTAATCTTATTCGCTCACTCTTGTTATCAGATCCGTTTGTCAAAGTGTATCTCCTGCAAGACGGCAAGAAGATCAGCAAGAAGAAGACTTCCACCAAACGGGACGACACAAACCCCATCTTCAACGAAGCCATGATCTTCTCTGTGCCGTCCATCGTCCTGCAGGTTAGACTGTGGCACCAAACGGGGCCTGAATGATGAGATGCAACTTTATTAGAGGGAATTTAGGTCAAGGAAAAAGATAAGAAAGATAAAAATGTCGTAACAGAAACAGAATAATAAACCAGCATTGCTGATAGTAACTGTAACAACAGTCCTTACATTAAACAGGTATGTATACATTACAACATTATAACATGTTAAGGGGACTGTATGGAATTCACAATAATTTTCATAATGATTACTTACAATATGTTTGCCATGAACATAGTCTTAAGTACTTACATAGTCAAGCCTTTCTCCTTCAGGCCTCTCAGGTCTTATTATATTGTGCTATTTgtaagtgtttgtttgtgtgtgtgatgtttttcctaaaaagGGAAGTGAGATGATGAATCTCAAGAGGTTGAATAAAGGTtagataagtaaataataagacaatttaacaacacaataGGGTGCTCCATGGATGGCATATTTTTTTAGGCCAACCAGAAAGTTAGCAAGGCCCTTGGAAAACAGCCAATGGGAGTTttttcattgggttttggattactgcagaaaataagctctgtggcaaacaaacctTTATGATACtaacacgttttgttcagcaagataatcttcacgaatgaacaccacttctatgatttttgaagtgtaaatgcaatcgccaggaTAACGTTAGgttatacacaacgaggctgtaaaggcggacgagtcggtgtgatgacgtatagtagtctcatttagctgcCTGTTAGCAGCCAACTTTTTTAAGACACTTAAAGGCTTCAGAACGAGTggaatatttactgacgtattctATGTTATTCATTTAgtaggtatttggtcataaacccaAGTATTGGACAAAgtcaaattttgacctgatgatagTGGAAACGTCAGAGGATCATCAAAGTTATTAGTATCTTAAGGGGTCATATGTGTGTATCAAATATCGTGGCAATCCATACAATAGTTGTGAAGACATTTCAGTCAAAACCACAAATGCAGACCTCATGGTGACTCTACAgggaaagtcaggggatcaccaaagtctttATGGTTCTTCTTCTGGGGTCCATGAATgtgtgtacaaaatgtcatggcaatccatccagtagttgtttaaatatttcagtcttcaggaccaaagtggtggaccgactgacAGGACAATTTTGCTTTCCCTAAATCCATTTAACCATAAATACTAATATAACCATAACTATGACAACATCATTAAAATGTTCCTGCAGTATAAAATGTTCCTTTTAAATGCATCGATCAGTCTATAAAGTTTTTAAAGCCCAAAGATGTAACTGCTCTTCCCCTTTACAAAATGATTGCATTTTACTGATTACATAAAGATCTGGATGAACCACGCTGTAAAGAAGATGCTGAGTCATGCTCACGCAGCAGGTTGTGTAACCGTATCATGCTGTTTGCAGGAACTCTCCCTGAGGGTGACGGTGGCAGAGGCCACAGAAGACGGCCGGGGCGAGAACCTGGGTCACGTGATCATCGGCCCCGAGGCCAGCGGGATGGGGATCACCCACTGGAACCAGATGTTGGCCACTCTGAGGAAGCCCGTGTCCATGTGGCACCCTCTGCGCAGGATCTAGCCCTCTTTGTTGCCCCCCTCCCGTACATACCCGACCTGTTTCAAGTAAAACACTCGCTTCTTCACGTTCCTTTTCACCCTCTCCCCTTATTTGGTGCCATGCTTGACACTGTTTTAGTAAGATAAGAGTTTTTGGCCCACAGGAGGATATAATACTGTGTGGGGTATGTGTCACACACCTTATCTTCATGTAAGGGGGAGGAATCTGAAAAGCCAGTGTTTGACTCTGAACATGGTGTTTTTATTGATCCCCTGGATCAATTATACGCTTAAATCCTGTCTTTAGCTTCATTCTGACTCGGGTGCATTATGGGTGAAGGTGGCTTTTAGGAAGGAGCAGTGCATAATCCCAAACTACCCAAATTACACACTGAAAATTGATGAGTTTTCAAACGGCGTGCATCCTTACCTTGTGCCCTAGGCTTGAGAATTATCTGATTCTCCACGACAACAGCGGAGAAGACTTATGGATACTTTTTTCCCTTCtcaaaagttgttaaaaaaattTCAGTTTGGACTTTTAATTAAGAAAAGGAGCCCAGCTTAGGCAGGCGTAACCCCCTCTCTGCATGGTGCCTACTCTGGTTGTAGCCTCTTATCGCTGTCTAGAGAATGACCGACTGGACGGAGGGGTGAAATCGCCTCTCTTTCAGGAAAAAACACTCATTTTGTCTTTTCAAACCAGTCATCGATTGCGCCTACTTGATTGATTTCGTAGCGGTTTTTAGAGCCGAGTCGAGCTATTGGATTTGCTTGTGTAATTTGTTAACAGTGAGATTGACAAATAATAGAGGTTTTTGGTATGTTCAGTATTTATTGTgcttttgaaaaagaaaaaaaaaatccaggtACTCTTATCCAGGTGAAATAATTGTAATTTGTAGCAGTTGTTACAGGGTGGCCAAATCAAATGTAATCAGCATATAAATATCATATTACATTGTTCTATTTTTACCATGATTAATGCAATACAAGTTGCATATTTAACAGTGTAAATAGTGTATTGCATTCttcacattgtcatttattTCCTCTTAAATTCTGGGTGCAAATCATGTTTTACATAGTATTACAACTTTAATAGACTCCAAGTTCATTTACACAACACTATATTTAACACCATTATTGTCGCTGATCAATGATTTATTATCAAAACACCTCTGGGAATTTAACTTGTTATGTAAAGTATACTAACCCCTTTAAATGGGTTTATGGTTCCTTTTGTCTTAGAGGAAACACCTTGATATTCTGTATTCATCTGTAGTTGTTTTTCACTAGGCACTTGTCACACTCATTTTAGCTTTTATCATTAAGATACAGTGCAAACTTCTTGTTAGCACTGATGATGTTCCTGGTTAAAATCAACAGGAGCCACTTTACAGCTTGAAGCCTGAATGGTAACATTACTAAAAAATAATGTACAGTTAAAATGAAGATAATGTGACAGGGGTCTTGTAAAAGTCAGAATGTCAAGGTGGCTTTTTATCTGTCTGAGATATTCTCTACAACATTGTGCAATAGTGCTGTTTTGTTGTAACTCTTTGAATGTGAATTATCATGTGAAATATCTGCTAACTCTAAAAGCATCATCAGCCTCGTGCACTGTGGTGATTTTTCGTTTTAATCAAGCAGAACCTAGtctacattttcttttctgatTGCATTCCTCACCTCACTTTGAAAATCAATCCAAAAATAACACACCCGTGGTCATAACAATAGACGATATTTCCTACTGTGCCAAATAATGAagcaatattttcatttacaatcAGCATTTGCATTCGATTCAACAAAGCTGTAGCCTACATTTGACCATGCATGAAGTTATTTAGCACTTGATGTGAATGTGCCTCAAGAATACAGtgtattgtgtgaatgctgtttGAAATAAAAGCAATTCAACAGTAACATTCTGACCACATGTCTTATTTTGTTGGAATGATGTTTCCTGTAATCTGAGAGAAGGAAACAAGAAAGGTGACTTACTCTGCTCTTTTACGTGGATACCAtggaattaacaacacagaacaatgacagatattgtccagaaaccctcacaggtactgcatttagcattaaaaatatgatcaaatcataacaaggcaaactgcagcccaacaggcaacaacagctgtcagtgtgtcaagtGTGCTAACTtggctatgacttgccccaaaactgcatgtgattattataaagtgggcatgtctgtaaaggggagactcgtgggtacccattgaacccattttcattcacatatctggaggtcagagatcaagggacccctttgataatggccatgcccgtttttcctcgccaaaattttgtttgaagcgttatttaccctcctccCCGACAAGCTTGTATGAGACACGAGATGTACcattggcaccaatggattcctcaggttttctagtttcatatgataccagtatcttcactctagcttctaaactgagcccgctaaaacctaaaactcgcaagttgcgttaatgcgttaaagaaattagtggtgttaaaacgaatttgcgttaacgtgttattatcggggtaactttgacagccctaataataatatatcatcatttattagttgatttatattttgtattaataatctaaatctgcaaagtaataGGCTTGAAGATATCAtatacatgtagtggagtaaaaagtacaatattttcctctgaaatgtagtggagtagaagtaaaaaAGTAGCATAGAATAATgatactcaagtaaagcacctcaaaattgtacttaaatacatttaggctacttgagtaaatgcacttaCTGGTAGTTACATTCTACTATTGATTGGATGGTTAGATCcagctatttatttgtttatcaaaTAAATAGCTGGTACACGGCTCCAACGttcatttatataatatattaataagtgATTTATTGTATAAATAAGTGAACATTGGAGCCCTGCACTGTGCgagctatttatttgtttattctatGATCTGCTCACTTTAAGCTCAGcactgcttttttattttttattttggatgAACCTGATCTTGAAGAAAGTCCGTTTTTAAGACACGTTGAAACTTACGCAAACTGATCAAAAAAGGatgaaaaacatgttgtgaagaCAGAAGACAACGGACAATAGACCTGTGGGTGTTTTTGATGCCTTGAGTGAGAAGAAGtgtaaacttatttaatcccaccccttctccataaatcaaatttgtctaactataattattattatttataattattctaactataattattacctttaatctgtatttatttgtttattctatGATCTGCTCACTTTAAAGGGAcaatttgtaactttttaagcgtataaatgtaccgggtcgggacacatgcacgctcgcatgtggccggagcctctgctcctctgcctgctcgccttcactcagacagcgcgcgcgttctcgctgtctcgctccacctctagacgtgaacgcgcgctcactccacactgcagaagagttagtttagctctgagaatatctagtggacgtttgtgcagaaataaatgctgcaactcctccagaccaacagaggttttccgtgtcttgtgaagtgacggggctccgcagcgagaaacgttatcgccggcacccggtcggagatggtaacgtttctcttcctgcagcggggctgaagcaggaagagaaacgttaccgtctccgaccgggtatCGGtgtctctctccggctgcggtcggacgcgataacgtttctcttcctgcttcagcctcaaagccaacactaggatcagcagtgattcatggagagaccttcgtctggtcagctaacattactgccaagcagctgaaatatagattgatattgtggttttaatctgacgtgtgtcgcctcactgttttgagcgatgctcgttcatgtctatgaagagcgagcacaagcgcgaactcgacgctgactttaattgacttaacggccacaggtgtcgatGTTAAtgagcatttctgaaagttacaaatagtccctttaataagtGATTTATTGTATAAATAAGTGGACATTGGAGCCCTGCACTGTGtgagctatttatttgtttattctatGATCTGCTCACTTTAAGCTCAGCaacctgccttttttttttttttttgggatttAACCTGATCTTGAAGAAAGTCCGTTTTTAAGACACGTTGAAACTTGAGCAAACTGATCAAAAAAGGatgaaaaacatgttgtgaagaCAGAAGACAACGGACAATAGACCTGTGGGTCTTTTTGATGCCTTCTCCTGTTGCCTCAGAACTAGGTCAGTTTCCtcctctcagccaatcagagagcagggGAGTTGGAGGTGGGCGGGGCTTCGTTGAGCAAAGTCCAGGAAGCATCACGTGACCTTCAggataaataaaacagataacCACATTTTCTGCAGCACCTACTCACCAGTTTGTGGTCTAAACCGTCCAGTAACACTGACCCAGTCGAGATGGCTGAAAACAGAGATAAAGCTTCGGATCAAATGAAGATATGGAAAGAGAACAGGAGCTCTCAGGtctgtagatatatatattcttGCTGCGTAATGCTGCTGCCTGTTGTGGGAGGAAGTGGGTGAGGGGTCGTTTAAGGATACCaagctaacagttagcagctAAACTACACTGAAGCCTGACTCTGCAGACATTTCCAAGTAGTTTAATGCTGCTAACTGTTTGTTTTGGGGG
The nucleotide sequence above comes from Sebastes fasciatus isolate fSebFas1 chromosome 4, fSebFas1.pri, whole genome shotgun sequence. Encoded proteins:
- the syt12 gene encoding synaptotagmin-12, producing MSSAQSGDISGYHLSVVRNPPGWEVGIYLVGFFVLLAVAGVNIWKLWKSGTFPAPSPFPNFDYRYLQEKYGTSFSEVRQKRVAANNHRRTSYTSSRKPSLAFGDTPDGFRDLGHLELMSRELDPTGMHQLNRSISTDSLSSISSIANNFGHDYTVGQLEVTLEFEPSGHPGQGAGMLHIALHQGKDLLEREEGDFPGCFIRVSLGPEELSVGVTRIQANAFTVLFDEHFSIPMNVSFLEEYSLRCAAFGIDADERNISAGVADLKLSDLDLTIRSFNAWLYLQDVNKAVDAVGEILLSLSYLPTAERLTVVCAKCKNLVWTNSKNTADPFVKVYLLQDGKKISKKKTSTKRDDTNPIFNEAMIFSVPSIVLQELSLRVTVAEATEDGRGENLGHVIIGPEASGMGITHWNQMLATLRKPVSMWHPLRRI